From the genome of Camelus dromedarius isolate mCamDro1 chromosome 19, mCamDro1.pat, whole genome shotgun sequence, one region includes:
- the LOC135318649 gene encoding beta-defensin 133-like: MKTPVLLFVLLFFLAPLPPVKCAMKDIYSCFIKKGNCRYECYDSETQIGFCTKLQADCCIQKSEIKRQHS, encoded by the exons ATGAAGACTCCTGtccttctctttgttttattgttcTTTCTGGCCCCATTGCCACCAG tgaaatgTGCCATGAAAGACATCTATAGTTGCTTTATCAAGAAAGGCAATTGTAGATACGAATGCTATGATTCTGAAACACAGATTGGTTTCTGCACAAAACTACAGGCCGATTGTTGTATACAGAAgtctgaaataaaaagacagcATTCCTGA